The Providencia sp. PROV188 genome includes a region encoding these proteins:
- a CDS encoding MAPEG family protein, protein MVSSLYAVLGALLILRLSLNVVKLRNQYRVSVGDGGFSELQTAIRVHGNAIEYIPISLILLLLMEMNGAKVWMIHVCGILLIASRMLHSYGLKNHDYSQRRMGMMGTYLALALMIIANAYYLPWVQMVSFSF, encoded by the coding sequence ATGGTCAGTTCTTTATACGCTGTACTAGGGGCTTTATTGATACTGAGACTATCACTCAATGTCGTAAAGCTAAGAAATCAGTACCGTGTGTCTGTTGGCGATGGTGGGTTTTCTGAATTGCAAACCGCTATCCGTGTGCATGGCAATGCCATCGAATACATTCCAATTTCATTAATTTTATTACTGTTAATGGAGATGAATGGCGCCAAAGTATGGATGATCCATGTTTGCGGCATTCTGCTAATTGCAAGCCGCATGCTCCACTCTTACGGTTTAAAAAACCATGACTATTCACAGCGTCGAATGGGAATGATGGGGACTTATCTGGCTCTCGCCTTGATGATCATCGCCAATGCCTATTATCTACCTTGGGTACAAATGGTGTCGTTCTCTTTTTAG
- the murJ gene encoding murein biosynthesis integral membrane protein MurJ translates to MNLLKSLAAVSSMTMMSRVLGFIRDAIIARVFGAGAASDAFFVAFKLPNLLRRIFAEGAFSQAFVPILAEYKNQQGEEATRTFVAYISGMLTLALAIVTVVGMFAAPWIIYVTAPGFTTNADKFALTTDLLRVTFPYIFLISLASLAGAILNTWNRFSVPAFAPTLLNVSMIFFAAFAAPYFDPPIMSLAWAVLVGGVLQLGYQLPHLKKIGMLVLPRLSFHDSGVWRVMKMMGPAIIGVSVAQISLIINTIFASFLQSGSVSWMYYADRLMELPSGVLGVALGTILLPSLSKSFTSGNHQEYRHLMDWGLRLCLLLALPCAVGLAILSEALTVSLFQYDKFTAHDSLMTQYALMAYCVGLTGMILVKILAPGFYSRQNIRTPVRIAIVTLILTQLMNLAFIGPLQHAGLALSIGLAACFNAGVLYWQLRKQDIFQPLAGWRGFLVKLFVALAVMVVVLFGVLHFMPPWQDGNMLMRMLRLMGVVIIGAGSYFVALYLLGFRPRDFMKRSIA, encoded by the coding sequence ATGAATTTATTAAAATCTTTAGCGGCAGTCAGCTCGATGACGATGATGTCACGGGTTTTAGGCTTCATTCGTGACGCCATTATTGCCCGTGTATTTGGTGCGGGAGCGGCTTCTGATGCCTTCTTTGTCGCCTTTAAACTCCCTAACTTATTACGTCGAATTTTTGCTGAAGGGGCGTTTTCTCAAGCATTTGTTCCCATTCTTGCCGAATATAAAAACCAGCAGGGCGAAGAGGCCACGCGCACGTTTGTAGCCTATATTTCGGGGATGCTTACATTAGCATTGGCGATCGTGACGGTTGTCGGCATGTTTGCTGCGCCGTGGATCATTTATGTGACGGCGCCGGGTTTTACCACGAATGCCGATAAATTTGCGCTAACGACAGATTTATTGCGTGTGACGTTCCCTTATATTTTCTTGATCTCATTGGCATCTTTAGCGGGTGCGATCCTTAATACGTGGAACCGCTTTTCGGTACCCGCGTTTGCACCGACGCTATTAAACGTCAGCATGATTTTCTTTGCAGCGTTCGCTGCGCCGTATTTTGACCCGCCGATTATGTCTCTGGCTTGGGCTGTTCTTGTTGGTGGTGTGCTGCAATTGGGTTACCAATTACCGCATTTAAAGAAAATCGGTATGTTGGTATTGCCACGTTTATCGTTCCACGATAGTGGCGTTTGGCGAGTAATGAAGATGATGGGACCGGCGATTATCGGGGTTTCTGTCGCGCAAATTTCATTAATTATTAACACGATCTTCGCCTCATTCCTGCAATCAGGTTCGGTATCATGGATGTATTATGCCGACCGCTTAATGGAGTTACCTTCAGGGGTGCTTGGTGTTGCACTGGGTACCATCCTATTGCCATCGCTCTCTAAAAGTTTTACTAGCGGAAATCACCAAGAATATCGCCATTTAATGGATTGGGGATTACGTTTATGTTTATTACTGGCACTACCGTGTGCGGTAGGGCTAGCGATACTATCTGAAGCGTTAACGGTTTCGCTTTTCCAATATGACAAATTTACCGCTCACGACTCCTTGATGACCCAGTATGCATTAATGGCGTATTGTGTGGGCTTAACGGGGATGATCTTAGTGAAAATCTTGGCGCCAGGTTTCTATTCACGCCAAAATATTCGTACTCCTGTAAGAATTGCGATAGTCACTTTGATTCTGACTCAGTTAATGAACTTAGCCTTTATTGGGCCTCTGCAACATGCAGGTCTAGCCCTGTCTATTGGGCTGGCGGCGTGTTTTAACGCCGGTGTTTTGTATTGGCAGTTACGCAAGCAAGATATTTTCCAACCGCTAGCAGGCTGGCGTGGTTTCTTAGTTAAATTGTTTGTTGCCTTGGCGGTGATGGTTGTGGTGCTATTTGGCGTACTACACTTTATGCCACCGTGGCAAGACGGCAATATGCTGATGCGCATGTTACGTTTGATGGGGGTAGTGATTATTGGAGCAGGGAGCTATTTTGTGGCGCTGTATCTATTAGGCTTCCGCCCGCGTGACTTTATGAAGCGCAGTATTGCGTAG
- the rimJ gene encoding ribosomal protein S5-alanine N-acetyltransferase translates to MFGYRSNEPKVRLMTDRMIIRLAYERDNYRLADYYSLNKEFLTPWEPTRDNSHFNPSGWNNRLHAMSEMHRQGSAFHFLLLDKDENEVIGVANFSNILRGSFHACYLGYSLGEKWQGQGLMYEALTQIIRYMQKHQGMHRIMANYMPHNMRSGNLLTRLGFEREGYAKQYLEINGEWRDHVLTALTDNEWKSTKA, encoded by the coding sequence ATGTTTGGTTATCGTTCAAATGAACCCAAAGTGCGTCTAATGACAGACAGAATGATTATCCGTTTAGCCTACGAACGAGATAATTACCGACTTGCGGACTATTACAGCTTAAACAAAGAGTTCCTAACCCCATGGGAACCTACCCGTGACAACTCTCATTTTAACCCTTCAGGTTGGAACAACCGCCTACATGCCATGAGCGAAATGCATCGCCAAGGCAGCGCGTTTCATTTCCTTTTATTGGATAAAGATGAAAACGAAGTGATTGGCGTCGCGAATTTTAGCAATATTTTACGCGGCTCCTTCCATGCGTGTTATCTGGGCTATTCGCTGGGTGAAAAATGGCAGGGACAGGGGCTGATGTACGAAGCTTTAACCCAAATTATTCGTTACATGCAAAAACACCAAGGCATGCACCGCATCATGGCGAATTACATGCCCCATAATATGCGCAGCGGTAACTTGCTCACTCGCCTAGGTTTTGAACGTGAAGGTTATGCAAAGCAGTATCTCGAAATTAATGGAGAATGGCGCGACCACGTCTTAACGGCATTAACCGACAATGAATGGAAGTCGACTAAAGCCTAA
- a CDS encoding DUF4377 domain-containing protein yields MKKILLASSLLVLLAGCQNGNNTNTMKPTNSNNKIFYIDSSLADCVGVAPMKCMKVKEKPTDDWQYFYSSIQGFSYEPGYNYILEVQQFDVPNPPADAPSIRYELVKVIEKK; encoded by the coding sequence ATGAAAAAAATTCTACTCGCATCATCCCTTCTTGTTCTGCTTGCAGGATGCCAAAACGGAAATAATACCAATACGATGAAGCCCACCAATAGCAACAATAAAATCTTTTATATCGACTCCTCTCTGGCTGACTGTGTCGGCGTTGCACCTATGAAATGCATGAAAGTTAAAGAAAAACCAACGGATGATTGGCAATATTTTTACTCATCCATTCAAGGATTCAGCTATGAGCCTGGCTATAACTACATACTAGAGGTTCAACAATTTGATGTGCCTAACCCACCCGCTGATGCCCCAAGCATTCGTTATGAGTTAGTCAAAGTTATCGAGAAAAAATAA
- a CDS encoding NUDIX hydrolase: protein MSTKIIDKLGLITIQNGKVAMVRSHNKTLFYIPGGKREHGETDQQALAREIDEELTLTLHPESIRFYGEFTGLADGKQDGTQVCIRCYHADYDGIPQPAAEIAELVWLDSNDTDRCSITAIAVLAQLKADNLIQ, encoded by the coding sequence ATGAGCACTAAAATCATTGATAAATTAGGTTTAATTACCATTCAGAATGGCAAAGTTGCCATGGTTCGTTCCCATAATAAAACCCTATTTTATATTCCTGGCGGGAAACGTGAGCACGGTGAAACTGACCAACAGGCGCTTGCTCGCGAAATCGATGAGGAACTCACATTAACCTTGCACCCTGAATCCATCCGATTCTACGGAGAATTCACAGGGTTAGCTGATGGCAAACAGGATGGCACACAGGTTTGTATTCGTTGCTACCACGCCGATTACGACGGCATCCCTCAACCCGCGGCTGAAATTGCTGAACTAGTGTGGCTAGATTCCAATGATACTGACCGCTGCTCTATCACCGCGATAGCTGTCTTGGCGCAACTTAAAGCGGATAACCTTATTCAATAA
- the cmoA gene encoding carboxy-S-adenosyl-L-methionine synthase CmoA gives MSSQDPNHKDSLFSAPIANLGDWKFDEKVAEVFPDMIQRSVPGYSNIITMIGMLAGRFVTPNSQVYDLGCSLGAATLSVRRNISVENCKIISVDNSPAMVERCRRHIDAYKAQTPVEVIEGDIRDIHIENASMVILNFTLQFLNPDDREKLLTKIYQGLLPGGILVLSEKFNFEDKQIGELLFNMHHDFKRANGYSELEISQKRSMLENVMLTDSVEAHKARLKRVGFTHCEVWFQCFNFGSLLALKEGQ, from the coding sequence ATGTCAAGTCAGGATCCAAACCATAAAGACAGCCTTTTCTCCGCGCCGATCGCCAATTTAGGTGACTGGAAGTTCGATGAAAAAGTAGCTGAAGTTTTCCCCGATATGATCCAACGTTCCGTACCGGGTTACTCCAATATCATCACCATGATTGGGATGCTAGCGGGTCGCTTTGTGACACCAAATAGCCAAGTCTATGATCTGGGTTGTTCCCTTGGTGCCGCCACCCTGTCTGTACGTCGAAATATTTCAGTGGAAAACTGCAAAATCATTTCTGTCGATAATTCACCCGCTATGGTCGAACGCTGCCGCCGTCATATTGATGCGTATAAAGCCCAAACCCCTGTCGAGGTTATCGAAGGAGATATTCGCGACATTCATATTGAAAATGCGTCCATGGTTATCCTTAACTTCACATTGCAGTTTTTAAATCCCGATGACCGCGAAAAATTACTCACTAAAATTTATCAAGGGTTATTGCCTGGTGGCATTTTAGTGTTATCTGAGAAATTCAATTTTGAAGATAAGCAAATTGGTGAATTGCTTTTCAACATGCACCATGATTTCAAACGCGCCAACGGGTATAGCGAACTCGAAATCAGCCAAAAACGCAGCATGCTCGAAAATGTCATGCTCACCGACTCTGTTGAAGCGCATAAAGCCCGCTTAAAACGCGTGGGATTCACCCATTGTGAAGTCTGGTTCCAATGTTTTAACTTCGGTTCATTATTAGCATTAAAAGAGGGGCAGTAA
- a CDS encoding VOC family protein, whose protein sequence is MLDFDKIPQLNDLWCDLPYFEKKVTAMAHALGLSLTDYVIDHISVRCHHQETAERWHDGLLQCAELLSDNLINGRPIRLYDLKKPIQVAGQDVYIIELPFPKDKIYPQESWEHIEMVIDVAPELLEETARRLLPDTLPEGYSYKVSQPKGQQERLPNPTLAVTNGLVTLKYHPFSLRNIVESEK, encoded by the coding sequence ATGTTAGATTTCGATAAAATCCCTCAGTTAAATGATTTGTGGTGTGACCTACCTTATTTTGAAAAAAAAGTGACGGCAATGGCGCACGCACTCGGCTTATCTTTGACAGATTATGTGATTGACCATATTTCTGTACGTTGCCATCATCAGGAAACCGCAGAGCGTTGGCATGATGGGCTATTGCAATGCGCCGAGTTACTTTCAGATAACTTGATTAACGGTCGCCCAATTCGTCTTTATGACCTGAAAAAGCCCATTCAAGTTGCTGGGCAGGATGTTTATATTATCGAGCTGCCTTTTCCAAAAGATAAAATCTATCCTCAAGAGAGCTGGGAACATATTGAAATGGTCATTGATGTCGCGCCAGAATTATTGGAAGAGACAGCGCGTCGTTTATTACCGGACACACTACCGGAGGGCTACTCCTATAAAGTGAGCCAACCTAAAGGTCAGCAAGAAAGACTGCCAAATCCGACTTTGGCCGTGACAAACGGCTTAGTTACCCTCAAATATCACCCATTTTCCCTTAGAAACATCGTTGAAAGCGAAAAATAA
- the argS gene encoding arginine--tRNA ligase, with amino-acid sequence MNIQAILSDKISAAMLAAGAPEGCDALVRQSAKAQFGDYQANGVMGAAKKMGLPPRQLAEQIVSQLDLEGIASKIEIAGPGFINIFIDPTWIATHAENALTSDRLGLAPVKAETIVIDYSAPNVAKQMHVGHLRSTIIGDAAARTQEFIGHKVIRANHVGDWGTQFGMLIAYLEKVQNEDASDMALSDLEEFYREAKKHYDEDEDFAVRARGYVVKLQSGDEYCRKMWRKLVDITMQQNQETYRRLNVTLTEDDVMGESLYNSMLPGIVADLKAKGLAVESEGATVVFLDEFKNKEGEPMGVIVQKKDGGFLYTTTDIACAKYRYETLHADRSLYYIDSRQHQHLMQAWTIVRKAGYIPESMALEHHMFGMMLGKDGKPFKTRSGGTVRLSDLLDEAVERAQTLIREKNPDMAEEELLNLANVVGIGAVKYADLSKNRTTDYIFDWDNMLAFEGNTAPYMQYAYTRVASIFKKADITEADLTLPIVLEAPHEMALATRLMQFEETILTVAREGTPHVMCAYLYDLAGLFSSFYEHCPILSADTDAQRQSRLKLALLTQKTLKAGLDTLGIETVERM; translated from the coding sequence GTGAATATTCAGGCTATTCTTTCAGATAAAATCAGTGCTGCAATGCTAGCAGCGGGAGCTCCAGAAGGCTGTGACGCCCTTGTTCGTCAATCAGCTAAAGCGCAATTTGGTGACTATCAGGCTAACGGCGTGATGGGAGCTGCGAAAAAAATGGGTCTGCCTCCCCGACAACTGGCCGAGCAAATTGTCAGCCAATTAGATCTCGAAGGTATCGCATCTAAAATTGAAATCGCCGGTCCCGGTTTCATCAACATTTTTATCGACCCAACATGGATTGCCACTCACGCAGAAAACGCGCTGACCAGCGACCGTTTAGGCCTAGCACCAGTTAAAGCCGAAACCATCGTGATTGACTACTCCGCGCCTAACGTTGCAAAACAGATGCACGTTGGTCATTTGCGCTCCACGATTATTGGTGATGCTGCAGCACGTACCCAAGAGTTTATCGGTCACAAAGTAATCCGCGCTAACCACGTGGGTGACTGGGGCACACAATTTGGGATGCTGATTGCTTACTTAGAAAAAGTGCAAAATGAAGATGCCAGCGATATGGCGCTTTCAGACCTCGAAGAATTCTATCGCGAAGCGAAAAAACATTACGACGAAGATGAAGACTTTGCCGTTCGTGCCCGTGGTTACGTGGTGAAACTACAATCTGGTGATGAATACTGCCGTAAAATGTGGCGTAAACTGGTTGATATCACCATGCAACAGAACCAAGAAACTTATCGCCGTTTAAACGTCACGTTAACGGAAGATGATGTGATGGGTGAAAGCCTGTATAACAGCATGCTACCAGGCATCGTTGCTGACTTAAAAGCCAAAGGTTTAGCCGTAGAAAGCGAAGGTGCAACCGTCGTTTTCCTTGATGAATTCAAAAACAAGGAAGGCGAACCGATGGGCGTTATCGTCCAGAAGAAAGATGGCGGTTTCCTGTACACCACCACCGACATCGCCTGTGCAAAATACCGTTATGAAACCTTGCATGCGGATCGCTCTTTGTATTACATCGACTCCCGCCAGCATCAACATTTAATGCAAGCTTGGACTATCGTCCGTAAAGCGGGCTATATTCCAGAATCCATGGCGCTTGAGCACCATATGTTCGGAATGATGCTAGGAAAAGACGGTAAGCCATTCAAAACCCGTTCAGGCGGTACTGTTCGTCTGTCCGACCTGTTAGATGAAGCCGTTGAACGCGCCCAAACGCTGATCCGTGAGAAAAACCCGGATATGGCGGAAGAAGAATTACTGAATCTTGCAAATGTCGTGGGTATCGGCGCGGTTAAATATGCTGACCTGTCTAAAAACCGTACCACTGACTACATTTTCGATTGGGACAATATGTTAGCCTTTGAAGGTAACACCGCGCCATATATGCAATATGCCTATACCCGCGTTGCCTCTATCTTCAAAAAAGCAGACATTACCGAAGCAGATTTAACCCTGCCAATCGTATTAGAAGCGCCACACGAAATGGCATTAGCAACACGTTTAATGCAGTTTGAAGAGACAATCTTAACGGTTGCACGTGAAGGTACGCCACACGTTATGTGTGCTTATCTGTATGACTTAGCGGGTCTGTTCTCTAGTTTCTATGAACATTGCCCTATTTTGTCCGCAGATACCGATGCACAGCGTCAAAGCCGTTTAAAACTGGCTTTATTAACGCAAAAAACCCTAAAAGCGGGTCTGGATACGTTAGGTATCGAAACCGTCGAAAGAATGTAA
- the cutC gene encoding copper homeostasis protein CutC, which produces MAKLEICCFGIECAEVAQEYGANRIELCSGAADGGLTPSYGYLKLAREKLHIPVHPIIRPRGGDFCYNVSEFDVIREDLQMIKEMGFPGAVVGILDTEGRIDIERMQTLMEIANGMEITFHRAFDMCINPLLALEQLKNLGVARILTSGQQQSAELGLPLLKELHEKSREINGPIIMAGAGVRLANMTKFMEIGLTEVHSSAGKTVPSSMNYRKAGVTMASNSETDEFTHYCVDGPTVEAMMDFISITEKVPA; this is translated from the coding sequence ATGGCGAAACTGGAAATTTGCTGTTTTGGTATAGAATGCGCCGAAGTCGCGCAAGAATATGGTGCAAATCGCATTGAGCTCTGTTCGGGGGCAGCAGATGGGGGGCTAACACCAAGCTACGGCTATTTAAAACTGGCGAGAGAGAAACTTCATATACCTGTTCATCCCATTATTCGTCCTCGTGGTGGCGATTTCTGCTATAACGTGAGTGAATTTGATGTGATCCGTGAAGATTTACAGATGATCAAGGAGATGGGGTTTCCCGGCGCAGTGGTGGGGATCTTAGATACAGAAGGGCGCATTGATATCGAACGGATGCAGACCTTAATGGAAATTGCGAATGGAATGGAGATTACTTTCCATCGTGCTTTTGATATGTGTATCAATCCGTTACTGGCATTAGAGCAACTTAAAAACCTTGGGGTGGCACGTATTTTAACATCCGGTCAGCAACAAAGTGCTGAGTTAGGTTTGCCGCTACTGAAAGAGTTGCACGAAAAAAGCCGTGAAATTAATGGTCCAATCATTATGGCTGGTGCGGGGGTTCGGTTGGCAAATATGACCAAGTTTATGGAAATTGGTCTAACGGAAGTGCACAGCTCCGCAGGGAAAACTGTCCCTTCCAGTATGAATTACCGCAAAGCTGGTGTAACTATGGCATCGAACAGTGAAACCGATGAGTTCACACACTACTGTGTGGATGGACCAACGGTGGAAGCGATGATGGACTTTATTTCTATAACGGAAAAAGTTCCGGCGTAA
- the cmoB gene encoding tRNA 5-methoxyuridine(34)/uridine 5-oxyacetic acid(34) synthase CmoB has translation MIDFGRFYQQIAVGPLSHWLETLPAQLAAWKKEGLHGGFSSWEKMLDNLPVMTPTHLDIKNSVTATRDPELTEGETRRLNNILGQLKPWRKGPFSLYGVNIDTEWRSDWKWERVLPHISPLKGRHVLDVGCGSGYHMWRMLGEEAEFVVGIDPTELFLCQFEAVRKLLGDDQRAHLLPLGIEQLPALKAFDTVFSMGVLYHRRSPLDHLWQLKDQLVSEGELVLESLVIEGDEFQCLIPGDRYAQMRNVYFIPSAKMLKVWLEKCGFVDVRIVDQAVTSLDEQRRTEWMQTDSLAEFLDPNDQSKTIEGYPAPLRAILVAKKP, from the coding sequence ATGATCGATTTCGGTCGTTTTTATCAACAAATTGCCGTTGGCCCTCTTAGCCATTGGTTAGAAACCCTGCCAGCTCAACTGGCGGCATGGAAGAAAGAAGGCCTACACGGTGGGTTCTCTTCATGGGAGAAAATGTTAGATAACCTGCCTGTCATGACACCAACCCATTTGGATATTAAAAATAGTGTCACTGCAACGCGCGATCCGGAATTAACTGAAGGGGAAACTCGCCGTTTAAACAATATTTTGGGGCAGTTGAAACCATGGCGTAAAGGTCCATTTTCTCTCTATGGCGTCAATATCGATACCGAATGGCGTTCAGATTGGAAATGGGAGCGCGTTCTGCCCCATATTTCCCCATTAAAAGGTCGTCATGTGTTAGATGTGGGCTGCGGAAGTGGTTATCACATGTGGCGTATGCTGGGCGAAGAAGCGGAGTTTGTTGTCGGCATCGATCCTACTGAACTGTTTTTATGCCAATTTGAAGCGGTTAGAAAACTGTTAGGTGATGACCAACGCGCACATTTATTACCATTAGGTATTGAACAACTGCCTGCATTAAAAGCCTTTGATACCGTATTTTCGATGGGCGTTCTGTATCATCGTCGCTCCCCACTCGACCATTTATGGCAACTAAAAGACCAACTCGTCAGTGAAGGTGAGTTAGTGTTGGAAAGTTTGGTGATTGAAGGTGATGAATTCCAATGCCTGATCCCTGGCGATCGCTATGCACAAATGCGCAACGTTTACTTTATTCCTTCCGCCAAAATGCTCAAAGTGTGGTTAGAGAAATGCGGTTTTGTCGATGTACGCATTGTTGACCAAGCGGTGACTTCGTTAGACGAACAGCGCCGTACTGAGTGGATGCAAACGGATTCGTTAGCGGAATTTTTAGACCCTAATGATCAATCCAAAACCATCGAAGGGTATCCTGCCCCTCTACGTGCGATTTTAGTGGCGAAAAAACCGTAA
- a CDS encoding P-II family nitrogen regulator: MKYIIAIIKPFKLEDVREALTELGIQGMTICEVKGYGRQKGHAELYRGAEYEVSFLPKTKMEIAISDDLLEPALDAIIRTADTGKVGDGKLFVFELLQAVRIRTSESGDDAL, encoded by the coding sequence ATGAAGTACATCATCGCAATTATTAAACCGTTCAAATTAGAAGATGTTCGTGAAGCACTCACTGAATTAGGAATACAAGGGATGACCATCTGTGAAGTCAAAGGATATGGCAGACAGAAAGGTCACGCGGAGCTTTACCGTGGTGCGGAATATGAAGTGAGTTTTCTACCCAAAACCAAAATGGAAATCGCTATCAGCGATGACCTACTGGAACCCGCTCTCGATGCGATCATTCGTACCGCAGATACGGGGAAAGTGGGGGATGGAAAGCTGTTTGTTTTTGAACTTCTACAAGCTGTTCGCATTCGTACCAGCGAATCCGGCGATGACGCACTCTAA
- the amtB gene encoding ammonium transporter AmtB, protein MRRLWLPAALFALSYFALPAYASEVNAVDKADNAFMLICTALVFFMTIPGIALFYGGLLRSKNVLSLITQVMLIFSVVIILWFVFGYSLAFTAGNKIFGDGSLTFLSAMSIDDLSGSINRYIHVAFQGSFAVITLALIVGALGERVRFSALLIFTVIWFTFSYVPIAHMVWAEGGWLADDGALDFAGGTVVHINAAVAALVGAYLLGKRSDYSQVVLKPHNLPMVFMGTAVLYIGWFGFNAGSAGSANNIAALAFINTVIATAGAILSWTFTEWLLRGKPSMLGSCSGCISGLVAITPAAGTVGPIGALVIGVVGGIIGLWGVVVLKRWLKADDVCDVFGIHGTCGIIGCILTGVFTSTLFGGLGYRDNVTLSHQVFVQIESIVVTIVWSGVVAFIAFKLADKLVGLRVSPEEECDGLDLTTHGERAYHP, encoded by the coding sequence ATGAGACGATTATGGTTACCTGCCGCACTCTTCGCCTTAAGTTATTTCGCACTTCCCGCCTATGCGTCGGAAGTGAATGCCGTTGATAAAGCCGATAACGCCTTTATGTTGATCTGCACAGCGTTGGTATTTTTTATGACCATCCCCGGCATTGCACTGTTTTATGGCGGATTATTACGCAGCAAAAACGTGTTATCGCTGATCACCCAAGTAATGCTGATTTTTAGTGTGGTGATTATTCTTTGGTTTGTATTCGGCTATAGCCTCGCTTTCACCGCAGGAAATAAAATCTTTGGGGATGGCTCTTTAACGTTTCTAAGCGCGATGTCCATCGACGATTTATCGGGTTCCATTAATCGATATATCCATGTTGCCTTCCAAGGCTCATTTGCGGTTATTACCCTCGCATTAATTGTCGGAGCACTGGGAGAACGCGTGCGTTTCTCTGCACTTCTTATTTTTACCGTGATTTGGTTTACGTTCTCTTATGTACCTATCGCGCATATGGTGTGGGCTGAAGGTGGATGGCTGGCGGATGATGGCGCTCTCGATTTTGCAGGCGGAACCGTGGTGCACATTAACGCCGCTGTCGCTGCATTGGTCGGTGCCTATTTGCTGGGTAAACGTAGTGACTACAGCCAAGTGGTGCTAAAGCCCCATAACTTACCGATGGTCTTTATGGGTACCGCTGTACTATATATTGGGTGGTTTGGCTTTAACGCAGGCTCCGCAGGCAGTGCCAATAATATTGCCGCACTGGCGTTTATTAACACAGTGATTGCCACGGCTGGCGCTATCCTTTCATGGACATTTACTGAGTGGTTATTGAGAGGAAAACCCTCCATGCTTGGAAGCTGCTCCGGTTGTATCTCTGGATTAGTCGCTATCACACCTGCGGCCGGTACTGTTGGTCCTATTGGTGCACTTGTTATTGGTGTTGTCGGGGGAATTATTGGGCTTTGGGGCGTTGTCGTCTTAAAACGTTGGTTAAAAGCCGATGATGTGTGCGATGTTTTTGGTATCCATGGCACCTGCGGTATTATTGGTTGCATACTCACAGGCGTATTTACCTCGACGCTGTTTGGGGGACTTGGTTATCGTGACAACGTCACGTTATCCCATCAAGTATTTGTTCAGATTGAAAGTATTGTGGTTACCATTGTATGGTCGGGTGTAGTGGCATTTATCGCCTTTAAACTAGCTGATAAGTTAGTTGGTCTGCGGGTTTCCCCAGAGGAAGAGTGCGATGGGTTGGATCTTACCACTCATGGCGAGCGTGCTTATCATCCGTAA